From the genome of Nakamurella flavida:
CGAAGAGGAAACCGCCGACAGCCGCGGCGATGGAGATCGCGGTGGCCTTCCCGGCGTGCTGCTTGATGGGGTTGACGTCGTCGGAACGTGCGGGTGTGGCCATGGCGTCTCCTCGCCTCGCGGTGCTGCTTGGAGGTCGCGACCGCCATGCCCAGGCGTCGGGGCCTCCCCGCGCGTCAATGTAGACCCGCGTGATCGTCACGGCGAGTGTCGGTGCCGACGCAACGGGTCTCGTTTCCGTCACTGTTCCGGGGGCTGCCGCGGGCGTGAACCGGGCCGTTCGGGGAATGCGCGCGGAAGATACGGTGCCCCCATGCAGATGCCCGGTGTCCCCGTGCCCGATGTCGTCGGCCTGCCGCTGGAAGCGGCGCGGTCGGTGGTGGTCTCGTCCGAGTTGCTCGTGGCCGCGCCGGATCCGGACGGCCCGCCGCTGGATGCGCTGGCCGGCCCGGCCGCGGTCGTCACGGCCCAGGATCCGGCTCCCGGCGGCATCGTCGAGCGGGAGAGCGCGGTGCGGCTC
Proteins encoded in this window:
- a CDS encoding PASTA domain-containing protein, which encodes MQMPGVPVPDVVGLPLEAARSVVVSSELLVAAPDPDGPPLDALAGPAAVVTAQDPAPGGIVERESAVRLWVDSGGGAVREPLTPAPLEHDGLGLDPVTRADTDPDATEPPALDRAPA